One segment of Alistipes finegoldii DSM 17242 DNA contains the following:
- the mobB gene encoding MobB family relaxase yields the protein MYITDYVDNTKYGQSSVMDFAGYLEKESLVQEQLGNATSRQLSAYLDKQNDSVRVEGREYFFNGRGSTFDCEDVTKAIDANVKGLKKKEARYYTFSLSPSGEEIAHLRRTIADTRQALSDAGEVVPADLEDTLMRTYLKEYAVKCMDAYARNFGHPEVKDNNDLLWFGMVEKDRYWKKSDPEVRKNMQIYKEIEKLRQRITEDNEKEITRKIATLERKLIRENKVRPGGSQEILHPMMAKTGDNWHVHIAVSRRDITNSFNLSPNANGRGSKKHVLNGRKVRIGFNREAYKVACERIFDKTFVHSRLITESYEQSKHLRKQSSYAYERQLMKDRAVRRQEALEFRRLKVGSYGEYYENLLQCESLDARQLYQIKGQLVRQIKALSPDANADELMECGLHDLQLELARLDTMQGVAMPAWAEGVAANVGDKTIQSAGFQGYSPIYTTHKLLRRGIVMRRAIDRRREVFDKWVEIYSDTWCRENYLFDSIKLRRDTDCFLVKTEFLEERLGRSVILDNACRYMADQERRLVADFIREYWAEREPELVNRQAFALFGKDAAGIRDLRGFEEMARERLLPEEARKRVSEVAQRCERPQDFASLKNQILGLEPERVKTLTAKLDSYVAERGQPVVRLQEILADRGLTVHAKEETLLRLALEDKELDKAIRDLRRGVVNILEEEHPDMKYGALRKELGEIFEGLEKVQIERQAELAKAIEGFLASELPDYHVVVEKQSQLEQLLRELTPDQDKYAERLLDANNELMRQLSPHSERLFERYGMQQFGPDVRLKNEYEFAAYVDKAFSAEQAQYYKKVLQEKIYPLIEEKRRELIQEYVSTKIPSKELAKVRNQQNYINRYINKRFSPAVAKTYKEEVQRRVAAACKRSVLPTPEYKIFGHAARHKVAVQAMAKANLVKVIPLTPQQVLLKGAFKLLNVLTKGY from the coding sequence ATGTATATCACAGACTATGTAGATAACACCAAATACGGTCAGAGTTCTGTGATGGATTTTGCCGGGTATCTTGAGAAGGAAAGTCTTGTTCAGGAGCAGCTGGGGAACGCTACTTCCCGGCAGTTGTCTGCATATCTGGATAAACAAAACGATTCGGTTCGTGTCGAGGGTCGCGAATATTTTTTCAACGGGCGTGGCAGTACCTTCGATTGTGAAGATGTTACGAAGGCGATCGACGCCAATGTCAAAGGTCTGAAAAAGAAGGAGGCCCGTTATTATACCTTCTCGCTTTCTCCTTCCGGCGAGGAAATCGCGCATCTGCGCCGTACCATTGCCGACACGCGGCAAGCGCTCTCCGATGCCGGTGAAGTCGTCCCTGCGGATCTCGAAGATACTCTTATGCGCACCTATCTCAAGGAATATGCGGTGAAATGTATGGATGCCTATGCCCGCAATTTCGGACACCCTGAGGTTAAGGATAACAACGATCTGTTGTGGTTCGGCATGGTCGAGAAAGACCGCTACTGGAAAAAGAGCGATCCCGAAGTCCGCAAGAATATGCAAATTTATAAGGAGATCGAGAAACTGCGGCAGCGTATTACTGAGGATAACGAGAAGGAGATCACTCGTAAGATTGCAACGCTGGAGCGGAAACTTATCCGTGAAAACAAGGTTCGTCCGGGCGGGAGCCAGGAGATCCTTCATCCGATGATGGCCAAGACCGGCGATAACTGGCACGTGCATATCGCTGTCAGCCGGCGTGATATTACGAATTCCTTCAACCTGAGTCCCAATGCCAATGGCCGAGGCAGTAAGAAGCATGTCCTGAATGGTCGGAAAGTGAGGATAGGGTTTAACCGCGAAGCCTATAAAGTCGCGTGCGAGCGAATTTTCGATAAGACCTTTGTACATAGCCGGCTCATTACCGAAAGCTATGAGCAGTCCAAGCATCTGCGCAAACAGTCTTCCTATGCGTACGAACGGCAGCTTATGAAAGATCGCGCCGTCCGGCGGCAGGAGGCCCTGGAGTTCCGCCGGCTGAAAGTCGGCAGCTATGGGGAATACTATGAAAATTTGCTGCAATGCGAATCCCTCGATGCCCGGCAGTTGTACCAGATCAAGGGGCAGTTGGTACGGCAGATCAAAGCCCTGAGTCCGGATGCGAATGCCGATGAACTGATGGAGTGCGGCTTGCACGATCTCCAGCTGGAATTGGCCCGGCTGGACACCATGCAAGGCGTGGCAATGCCTGCCTGGGCGGAAGGCGTCGCTGCGAATGTCGGAGATAAAACGATTCAGTCCGCGGGATTCCAAGGATACAGTCCGATATATACGACCCATAAATTACTGAGGCGCGGTATCGTGATGCGTCGTGCCATCGACCGCCGGCGCGAAGTTTTCGATAAGTGGGTCGAGATATACTCCGACACATGGTGCCGTGAAAATTATCTTTTCGACAGTATCAAATTGCGTCGGGATACGGACTGCTTCCTTGTAAAAACGGAATTTTTGGAGGAGAGGCTCGGGCGGTCGGTAATCCTGGACAACGCCTGTCGTTACATGGCGGATCAGGAGCGGCGTTTAGTCGCGGATTTTATCCGGGAATATTGGGCTGAAAGGGAGCCGGAGCTCGTGAACCGTCAAGCCTTCGCGCTCTTCGGTAAAGACGCTGCCGGGATCCGGGATCTGCGCGGCTTCGAGGAGATGGCGCGTGAACGGTTGCTGCCGGAAGAAGCCCGGAAGAGGGTCTCGGAAGTTGCGCAACGCTGCGAGCGGCCGCAGGATTTCGCATCGCTGAAGAACCAGATCCTCGGACTGGAACCGGAGCGTGTAAAAACCCTGACCGCGAAACTGGATTCGTATGTCGCAGAGCGGGGACAGCCGGTGGTGCGCTTGCAGGAGATTCTCGCGGATAGGGGACTGACCGTCCATGCGAAAGAGGAAACCCTATTACGCTTGGCCCTGGAGGATAAAGAACTGGATAAGGCGATCCGCGATCTGCGCCGGGGTGTCGTAAACATATTGGAAGAGGAACACCCCGACATGAAATACGGCGCTCTGCGCAAAGAACTGGGGGAAATATTCGAAGGGCTGGAGAAAGTCCAGATCGAGCGTCAGGCAGAGTTGGCGAAGGCGATAGAGGGATTTCTCGCGTCGGAACTTCCCGATTATCATGTCGTGGTCGAAAAACAGAGCCAGTTGGAGCAGTTGTTACGCGAACTGACCCCCGATCAGGATAAATATGCCGAGCGGCTGCTCGACGCGAATAACGAGTTGATGCGGCAGTTGTCGCCTCATTCTGAAAGGCTGTTCGAGCGATATGGGATGCAGCAGTTCGGCCCGGACGTCCGATTGAAAAACGAGTACGAATTCGCAGCCTACGTGGATAAGGCGTTTTCTGCGGAGCAGGCGCAATACTATAAAAAGGTTTTGCAGGAGAAGATCTATCCCCTGATCGAAGAGAAGCGCCGGGAGCTGATCCAGGAGTATGTCTCGACGAAGATTCCCTCGAAGGAACTCGCAAAGGTACGTAATCAGCAAAACTATATCAACCGTTACATCAATAAGCGGTTTTCTCCTGCTGTGGCTAAGACCTACAAGGAAGAGGTGCAGCGCAGGGTTGCGGCAGCCTGTAAACGTTCCGTACTCCCGACCCCGGAATATAAGATTTTCGGACATGCTGCGCGTCACAAAGTTGCGGTACAAGCGATGGCGAAAGCCAATCTGGTGAAGGTCATACCCCTGACGCCGCAGCAGGTGTTGCTGAAAGGCGCTTTCAAACTTTTGAATGTACTCACGAAAGGATATTGA
- a CDS encoding IS3 family transposase, translating into MAGLSRGAHCPRERERAQAIEGLRPQCRLSVLLKAAGMARSTFYYHFRKSKQPDKYAREKESIIRLYHEHKGRYGYRRITVEMNKIGYAINHKTVLKLMNICGIKSQVRLRKYCSYKGQIGRIAPNLLQRDFAAEKPNQKWVTDLTEFSVCGVKLYLSPIMDLYNREIISYKIAERPNFMQIMKMLDDAFARIPDSPGIVLHSDQGWQYQMKQYQLRLRQKGITQSMSRKGNCLDNAAMESFFGLLKSELLYLQKFSSIDHFRKELEEYIDYYNNKRIKKYLNNMSPVQYRTHAI; encoded by the coding sequence ATTGCAGGCCTTAGTCGAGGAGCGCATTGTCCGCGAGAGCGGGAAAGAGCCCAAGCCATCGAAGGACTAAGGCCGCAGTGCCGGCTTTCAGTATTGCTCAAAGCCGCAGGGATGGCGCGAAGCACATTTTATTATCACTTCAGAAAATCAAAACAACCCGATAAATATGCTCGCGAAAAAGAGAGTATTATAAGGTTATATCACGAACATAAGGGGCGTTATGGTTATCGGCGCATTACCGTTGAAATGAATAAGATCGGATATGCGATAAATCACAAAACCGTACTTAAGCTGATGAATATTTGCGGGATAAAAAGTCAGGTCAGGCTCCGTAAATACTGTTCATACAAAGGACAGATCGGACGGATAGCGCCCAATCTTCTGCAACGCGACTTTGCAGCCGAAAAACCGAATCAGAAGTGGGTTACTGACCTTACGGAATTTTCGGTTTGCGGCGTAAAGTTATATCTATCGCCGATTATGGACTTATATAACCGGGAGATTATTAGCTATAAAATAGCTGAACGCCCTAACTTTATGCAGATCATGAAGATGCTGGACGATGCGTTTGCCAGAATACCGGATTCTCCGGGTATTGTCTTGCATTCCGACCAGGGCTGGCAGTATCAGATGAAGCAGTATCAGCTCCGTTTAAGACAGAAAGGTATTACACAGAGCATGTCGCGCAAGGGTAACTGTCTGGATAACGCTGCTATGGAAAGTTTCTTTGGATTATTGAAGTCCGAATTATTATATTTGCAAAAATTCTCATCCATAGACCATTTCCGAAAAGAATTGGAAGAATATATCGACTACTACAATAACAAGCGGATAAAGAAATACTTAAACAACATGAGCCCGGTACAATACCGAACTCATGCCATCTAA
- a CDS encoding helix-turn-helix domain-containing protein translates to MKYNYEIRLKAVKLVLEGGLSVREAGCHLGCGRSQVHLWVTLFERHGLAGLKLRHGSYSAEFKLSVLKHMHQNHLSLLETAVHFGIPGPFVIRQWERLYQNQGAEGLRRKPQRRRPAMSKSKTKKVKLKTTPHEELLKELEYLRAENAYLKKLQALVEERIVRESGKEPKPSKD, encoded by the coding sequence ATGAAATATAATTATGAGATTCGTTTAAAGGCCGTAAAACTGGTACTCGAAGGCGGACTTTCGGTTAGGGAAGCCGGATGTCACTTGGGCTGTGGCCGCTCGCAAGTTCACTTGTGGGTAACATTATTCGAGCGCCATGGCCTTGCCGGCCTTAAGCTGCGCCACGGTAGCTACAGTGCAGAATTTAAGTTGTCAGTTTTGAAGCATATGCACCAAAATCATCTATCTTTGCTGGAGACAGCAGTGCATTTCGGCATTCCGGGCCCTTTTGTTATTCGTCAATGGGAGCGGCTCTATCAAAACCAAGGTGCTGAAGGCCTGCGGCGTAAACCGCAAAGAAGGAGGCCGGCCATGAGTAAATCGAAGACTAAAAAAGTCAAACTCAAAACGACTCCGCACGAAGAGTTGCTTAAGGAACTGGAGTATCTTCGTGCCGAGAATGCTTACTTAAAAAAATTGCAGGCCTTAGTCGAGGAGCGCATTGTCCGCGAGAGCGGGAAAGAGCCCAAGCCATCGAAGGACTAA